In a genomic window of Gemmatimonas sp.:
- a CDS encoding flagellin: MRVTNSIITRNSQSRLQANLQGLDRIREDISSGIRLRKMSDNPTSGGELVRIGSSMRALSQFKRNVDSGIARAATEENVLDQLTNALTRGIELGIGQASGTANPQSRLIVKAEVDQLINFASNLGNTRIGDEYLFGGNRAGEAPFATPAPATGSFSRLTLAGNPVNPSGNITLEIGDNTFVTPTHNGTEVFIDTDALESLRALSTALGNNDPTAIQAAADRITTANSNVQSLIGTQGARINELETATVNLNLMELNLKAFRSDLRDTEIDKAMVELVGKQTLYQAAMSATSRILGLSLANYL; the protein is encoded by the coding sequence ATGCGCGTCACCAACTCGATCATCACCCGGAATAGCCAATCGCGCCTGCAGGCCAACCTGCAGGGGCTCGATCGCATTCGGGAGGACATTTCTTCGGGCATTCGCCTGCGCAAGATGTCCGACAACCCCACGAGCGGCGGTGAGCTCGTGCGCATCGGCAGTTCGATGCGTGCGCTTTCGCAGTTCAAGCGAAACGTCGACAGCGGCATCGCCCGCGCCGCCACCGAAGAGAACGTGCTCGACCAGCTCACGAACGCACTTACGCGCGGCATCGAGCTTGGCATCGGGCAGGCGAGCGGAACGGCGAATCCGCAGTCCCGCCTCATTGTGAAGGCGGAAGTCGATCAGCTCATCAACTTCGCGTCGAACCTTGGCAATACGCGCATCGGGGACGAATATCTGTTCGGCGGCAATCGCGCCGGAGAAGCGCCGTTTGCCACGCCGGCACCGGCAACCGGCAGCTTCTCGCGGTTGACGCTAGCGGGCAACCCGGTCAACCCGAGCGGCAATATCACGCTCGAGATCGGCGACAATACCTTTGTCACGCCCACGCACAACGGCACGGAAGTGTTCATCGACACCGACGCCCTCGAGTCGCTGCGTGCGCTCTCGACGGCACTGGGCAACAATGATCCGACGGCGATTCAAGCCGCCGCGGACCGTATTACGACGGCGAACAGTAACGTACAGTCGCTGATCGGCACGCAGGGCGCCCGCATCAACGAGTTGGAAACCGCCACGGTCAACCTCAATTTGATGGAACTGAACCTCAAGGCATTCCGCTCCGACTTGCGCGACACCGAGATCGACAAGGCGATGGTGGAACTCGTAGGCAAGCAGACGCTCTATCAGGCGGCGATGAGCGCGACTTCGCGTATCCTCGGACTCAGCCTGGCCAATTACCTCTGA
- a CDS encoding glycosyltransferase has protein sequence MRPVVWVGPVFEPTGYADEVRGMVAALEADRVPVSLRSSTSDARGFRETLSVDHLAALTRCIERPVPGPFVQVQHSTIDSFAPPHEEAVYSVGRSMFETDGLPGHWVAGANALDELWVTGDFNAQTFREAGVRVPMHVIPGGIDSQLFHPDGAPYAIPGVRGTVFLSVFEWRLRKGWDVLLRAWADAFSPDDHVTLVIRAYPIGNVDGRRNADILNERINRFLVEACGRRRADVARIVLIGERVPARDLPALYRMADSFVLPTRGEGWGRPFMESMACGVPVIATNWSAHLAFLNTDNGYLIDVDGLVPADATEVSVYAGQHWANPSAPHLSVLFRRVHADRAEARALGARARQDMVTDWPWSRVGAAIGARLKDIGRTVDAMRRPAGRVAATEASTAGVIVEGGSGNTRRRHSNASEWLFALHDRGRVPYAWRTDEHGVRPSWSSPAIVAWRHLRRTLPAVAVHLTVLDEKALVTSPRTPSQGAWVIDTGSVVTDRVPPCLVTSLRDRADIVVVPHDAARAAVLAIGADPARIVVLPAAVDASHFTPTGAPYGRPATAATRFLLIGGDQPHRALARVVSAYERAFTASDDVLLHLVLPSRLREDLSAWSARLMADVSAGRRHPNLPALWVDSSPMTYDEMPSLYRSSDVLLHVGTATGRGRTIREAMACGVPVIATDDALSRQIVGADAGWRVPPFGDTPAAADAWRETLINRMHMATDIASRLEKARAAHERSRTFATIDACRSAMVDLLTQWDTLTPRSQSVETPSATTRPFALQAPRGLVILAHADWHNGMLPAIARAFAGACSTDDDVTLAICLDPAQGVSAEDATDRLRAAMLLAGGSDAQWPDVLLIEDAFDSDTQRRLRAAADIVVAVRDPAAATAARAAGCAVIDSLLPSAWHAAIAHQYPRELSSRLSA, from the coding sequence ATGCGTCCGGTCGTCTGGGTAGGGCCGGTGTTCGAACCCACCGGCTATGCCGACGAGGTGCGCGGAATGGTTGCCGCCCTCGAGGCGGATCGCGTTCCGGTCAGCCTGCGCAGTAGCACCAGTGACGCTCGGGGATTTCGCGAGACCCTGAGCGTCGACCACTTGGCCGCACTGACGCGGTGCATCGAGCGTCCGGTGCCAGGCCCGTTCGTTCAGGTCCAACACTCGACGATCGACAGCTTCGCGCCCCCCCACGAGGAGGCGGTGTACTCGGTTGGGCGCTCGATGTTCGAGACCGACGGACTTCCCGGACACTGGGTCGCCGGTGCGAACGCGCTGGACGAGCTGTGGGTGACCGGCGACTTCAACGCGCAGACCTTTCGTGAGGCCGGCGTCCGCGTGCCCATGCACGTCATTCCCGGTGGCATAGACAGTCAGCTCTTTCACCCGGACGGCGCACCGTACGCGATCCCCGGCGTTCGCGGAACCGTCTTCCTGAGTGTCTTCGAGTGGCGCTTGCGCAAAGGGTGGGATGTGCTGCTGCGCGCATGGGCAGATGCGTTCTCGCCCGATGACCACGTCACCCTGGTCATTCGCGCCTATCCCATCGGCAACGTGGACGGCCGACGAAATGCCGACATTCTCAACGAGCGGATCAACCGCTTCCTCGTCGAAGCCTGTGGACGGCGTCGTGCCGATGTCGCCCGGATCGTCCTGATCGGCGAGCGGGTGCCAGCGCGCGATCTGCCCGCCTTGTATCGCATGGCCGACAGCTTTGTGCTGCCCACGCGAGGGGAAGGGTGGGGTCGCCCTTTTATGGAATCGATGGCGTGCGGCGTACCCGTGATCGCGACGAATTGGAGCGCGCATCTCGCATTCCTGAACACCGACAACGGCTATCTCATCGACGTCGACGGCCTCGTGCCCGCCGACGCGACCGAAGTGTCGGTGTACGCCGGGCAGCACTGGGCAAACCCCAGCGCACCGCACCTGAGCGTCCTCTTTCGCCGCGTCCATGCCGACCGCGCCGAAGCACGGGCACTCGGCGCACGCGCGCGACAGGACATGGTCACCGACTGGCCGTGGTCTCGGGTCGGTGCGGCGATTGGTGCACGCCTGAAGGACATCGGTCGGACCGTGGATGCCATGCGCAGACCGGCCGGTCGTGTCGCAGCGACCGAGGCCTCGACGGCAGGCGTGATCGTCGAGGGTGGGAGCGGCAACACACGGCGCCGTCATTCCAACGCCAGCGAATGGCTCTTCGCCCTCCATGATCGTGGCCGCGTTCCGTACGCGTGGCGCACCGACGAACACGGCGTACGACCCTCTTGGTCATCTCCCGCAATCGTGGCCTGGCGGCATCTCCGCAGGACGCTGCCTGCGGTGGCCGTCCATCTCACCGTGCTCGACGAGAAAGCGCTCGTCACCAGTCCGCGCACGCCATCGCAGGGCGCATGGGTCATCGACACCGGCAGCGTCGTGACCGACCGCGTACCACCCTGTTTGGTCACGTCATTGCGCGATCGTGCCGATATCGTCGTCGTCCCACATGACGCGGCGCGTGCCGCCGTACTCGCGATCGGCGCCGACCCGGCACGTATCGTCGTGCTCCCGGCGGCAGTAGACGCCAGCCACTTCACACCGACCGGTGCGCCGTACGGCAGACCGGCGACCGCTGCGACCCGCTTTCTCCTGATCGGTGGAGACCAGCCGCACCGCGCACTGGCACGCGTGGTCAGTGCCTACGAGCGCGCCTTCACCGCCAGCGACGATGTGCTGCTGCATCTCGTGCTGCCATCCCGCCTCCGGGAAGACCTGAGCGCCTGGAGCGCCCGGCTCATGGCCGACGTGTCGGCCGGCCGGCGACATCCGAATCTCCCTGCGCTCTGGGTCGACAGTTCGCCCATGACGTATGATGAAATGCCGTCGCTCTATCGTTCGAGCGACGTGCTGTTACACGTGGGCACGGCGACCGGTCGCGGACGCACGATCCGTGAGGCGATGGCATGCGGGGTTCCGGTGATCGCCACCGACGATGCGCTGTCGCGACAGATCGTCGGTGCGGATGCCGGCTGGCGTGTGCCGCCATTCGGCGATACACCGGCCGCCGCGGACGCGTGGCGTGAGACGCTGATCAACCGCATGCACATGGCAACCGACATCGCGTCGCGACTCGAAAAGGCGCGGGCCGCGCACGAGCGCTCACGCACGTTCGCGACGATCGACGCCTGCCGGAGCGCGATGGTTGATTTGCTGACGCAGTGGGACACGCTCACACCGCGCTCGCAGAGCGTGGAGACGCCGTCGGCGACGACGCGGCCCTTCGCGCTGCAAGCGCCGCGCGGCCTCGTGATCCTAGCGCACGCCGACTGGCACAACGGCATGTTGCCTGCCATCGCCCGCGCCTTTGCCGGCGCCTGCTCGACCGACGATGACGTCACGCTCGCGATCTGTCTCGACCCGGCGCAAGGTGTAAGCGCCGAGGACGCGACCGACCGCCTTCGTGCAGCGATGCTACTGGCCGGCGGCAGCGACGCGCAGTGGCCGGACGTGCTACTCATCGAGGATGCGTTCGACAGCGACACACAGCGTCGCTTGCGCGCAGCGGCCGACATCGTCGTCGCCGTGCGTGATCCCGCCGCCGCCACGGCCGCGCGAGCGGCGGGGTGTGCGGTGATCGACTCGCTGCTCCCGTCTGCATGGCACGCCGCGATCGCGCACCAGTATCCTCGTGAACTTTCTTCCAGACTGTCTGCATGA
- a CDS encoding DegT/DnrJ/EryC1/StrS family aminotransferase, giving the protein MTAIRYPVTEPHLDDNDRSHLLDAFDSGWISSQGPYLQKFERNFAEFAGTTHALATCNGTTALHLALMALDLKPGQEVIVPTFTYIASANAVHYCGAVPVFVDCSADTWNVDPAAVEASITERTVGIMPVHLYGMPCDMNALADIARRHNLWLVEDAAEAHGATVNGKRVGSLSTIASFSLFGNKILTTGEGGVVTTNDPELARRMELLRGQGMDPSRRYWFPIVGYNYRMTNLAAALGVSQLSKAERLIAAHQQVHAWYREALGDMPGLAWQGERPDTISVQWLTSIRLRAAEHRPGLRDELMERLRADGIDTRPFFYPMHSLPPYESSRPFPVADAIASSGINIPSSPRLTRDDVFVIADRIRHHVEEIELGDVFGGVSVSVSDATGVPGTERIAASAAA; this is encoded by the coding sequence ATGACTGCCATCCGCTATCCGGTCACCGAGCCCCATCTCGATGACAACGACCGCTCGCACCTGCTCGACGCGTTCGATTCGGGCTGGATCAGCTCGCAGGGACCGTATCTTCAGAAGTTCGAGCGCAACTTTGCCGAGTTCGCCGGAACGACGCATGCGTTAGCCACCTGCAACGGAACGACGGCCCTTCACCTCGCGCTGATGGCGCTCGATCTGAAGCCGGGACAAGAGGTCATCGTGCCGACGTTCACGTATATCGCCTCGGCGAATGCGGTGCACTACTGCGGCGCCGTGCCGGTGTTCGTCGACTGCTCGGCCGATACCTGGAACGTGGATCCGGCAGCGGTCGAAGCGTCGATTACGGAACGTACAGTCGGCATCATGCCCGTACACCTCTACGGTATGCCCTGCGACATGAACGCACTCGCGGACATCGCGCGGCGGCACAACCTGTGGCTCGTGGAAGACGCCGCTGAAGCGCATGGCGCGACGGTGAACGGCAAACGCGTCGGCAGCCTCAGCACCATCGCCAGCTTCAGCCTCTTCGGCAACAAGATTCTGACAACGGGAGAAGGCGGTGTCGTGACTACCAACGATCCGGAACTCGCACGGCGCATGGAGCTGCTTCGCGGGCAAGGCATGGATCCGTCGCGTCGCTACTGGTTTCCGATCGTCGGCTACAACTACCGCATGACGAACCTCGCGGCCGCACTCGGCGTATCTCAGCTCTCCAAAGCGGAGCGTCTGATCGCTGCGCACCAGCAAGTACATGCGTGGTATCGCGAGGCGCTTGGTGACATGCCGGGCCTTGCGTGGCAGGGCGAGCGGCCGGACACCATCAGCGTGCAGTGGCTCACCAGCATCCGGCTCCGGGCTGCCGAGCATCGGCCGGGGCTGCGCGACGAACTCATGGAGCGCTTGCGAGCAGACGGCATCGATACGCGTCCGTTCTTCTATCCGATGCACAGCCTGCCGCCCTACGAGTCGTCTCGCCCGTTTCCAGTCGCGGACGCCATCGCGTCGTCAGGCATCAACATTCCGTCGTCACCTCGGCTAACCCGCGACGATGTATTCGTAATCGCCGATCGCATTCGACACCATGTCGAAGAGATCGAACTCGGAGACGTGTTCGGTGGCGTGTCGGTGTCGGTGTCCGATGCAACTGGCGTTCCGGGTACTGAACGGATTGCCGCGTCGGCGGCCGCGTGA
- a CDS encoding sigma-54 dependent transcriptional regulator, which produces MATILYVDDEPSVGLILEDSLAQSGHTPIGARSVPEALQILERGGIDLIISDYRMPGLTGLEFIQLLAREGYDIPLIMLTGHASIEHAVASIKAGAIDYITKPVRPQQLELAVDQALEFVRLRRENETLRKEVMQFRNERQIIGDSPAIRRILQTVSMAAPTRATVLLQGESGTGKELFARAIHDQSERRDKPFIKLNCAALPEGLVESALFGHEKGAFTGAIKRVEGAFERANRGTLLLDEISEMRLDLQAKLLRVLQEQEFERVGGTSPIKVDVRIVATTNRDLAAEADQGTFRQDLYYRLSTIPVLIPPLRDRPEDIAVLALRFAMRTAAELGKKIDGISPDALESMQQYPWPGNIRELQHVIERAVILTPDPMIHAHCLEGTRFGLAHSLGAPSIRPRSIPTPGAVRAVATGAAPAAGMAIGGATNGNIALASLNVADAERVLIQHALAAADNNRTKAAELLGISVRTLRNKLNGPGKDADGDDE; this is translated from the coding sequence ATGGCCACAATTCTGTACGTCGATGACGAGCCAAGCGTCGGACTGATTCTCGAAGATTCGCTCGCCCAATCCGGCCATACGCCGATCGGCGCCCGAAGCGTGCCGGAAGCGCTCCAGATCCTGGAGCGGGGTGGCATCGACCTGATCATCTCCGATTATCGAATGCCGGGACTGACGGGGCTGGAGTTCATCCAGCTGCTCGCGCGGGAGGGGTACGACATCCCCCTGATCATGCTGACGGGGCACGCCAGCATCGAGCACGCCGTGGCCAGCATCAAGGCCGGGGCGATCGACTACATCACCAAACCGGTCCGTCCCCAGCAGCTCGAACTGGCGGTGGATCAGGCGCTCGAGTTCGTGCGCCTGCGGCGCGAGAACGAGACGCTCCGCAAGGAAGTGATGCAGTTCCGGAACGAACGGCAGATCATCGGTGACTCGCCGGCAATCCGCCGGATCCTGCAAACGGTATCGATGGCCGCACCGACCCGCGCGACGGTGCTGCTACAGGGCGAGTCGGGGACGGGCAAGGAGCTGTTTGCCCGGGCCATCCACGACCAGAGCGAACGTCGCGACAAGCCTTTCATCAAGCTCAACTGCGCCGCGCTTCCCGAGGGACTCGTCGAGTCGGCGCTGTTTGGTCACGAGAAGGGCGCGTTCACCGGCGCCATCAAGCGGGTCGAGGGTGCCTTCGAGCGGGCCAACCGCGGCACGCTGCTGCTGGACGAAATCTCGGAGATGCGGCTCGATTTGCAGGCCAAGCTGCTCCGCGTGCTGCAGGAGCAGGAGTTTGAGCGGGTCGGCGGCACCTCCCCGATCAAGGTGGACGTGCGCATCGTGGCCACCACGAACCGCGATCTGGCCGCCGAGGCCGATCAGGGGACGTTTCGGCAGGACTTGTACTATAGACTGTCCACCATCCCCGTCCTGATCCCGCCCCTGCGTGATCGGCCGGAGGATATCGCGGTCCTGGCGCTCCGCTTCGCGATGCGGACCGCAGCCGAGCTGGGCAAGAAGATCGACGGCATCTCGCCCGACGCCCTCGAGTCCATGCAGCAGTACCCGTGGCCGGGCAACATCCGCGAATTGCAGCACGTGATCGAACGCGCCGTGATTCTCACGCCGGATCCGATGATCCACGCGCACTGCCTGGAAGGGACGCGTTTCGGCTTGGCCCACTCACTCGGCGCGCCGTCGATCCGTCCGCGCTCGATCCCCACGCCCGGCGCCGTTCGGGCCGTCGCGACCGGCGCTGCCCCCGCCGCTGGGATGGCCATCGGCGGTGCGACCAACGGCAACATCGCGTTGGCGTCGCTGAATGTGGCCGATGCCGAGCGGGTGCTTATTCAGCATGCGCTGGCAGCTGCCGATAATAACCGGACGAAGGCTGCCGAACTGTTGGGCATCAGCGTGCGTACCCTGCGCAACAAGCTCAACGGTCCGGGTAAGGACGCCGACGGCGACGACGAGTAG
- the fliW gene encoding flagellar assembly protein FliW: MSHAVMDQQDRSTTTYTITSPAVGTIEVSGDAVMHFTEALWGFPERTAYALLPAARQGLWWLLSVDEPQTTFVLADPFVGHTDYGIDLGDSERDALQIVEPTDALALVMVALPMTPSEPVTGNFRAPIVFNISKGLAQQVVNRDEQYSLREPMDLSAYPMAEDGLRLS, encoded by the coding sequence ATGAGTCACGCCGTCATGGACCAGCAGGATCGCAGCACCACGACGTACACAATCACGTCGCCGGCCGTTGGCACAATCGAAGTGAGCGGAGATGCCGTAATGCACTTCACGGAAGCGTTGTGGGGCTTCCCGGAGCGCACCGCCTACGCGCTACTACCCGCGGCGCGTCAGGGCCTGTGGTGGTTGCTCTCGGTCGACGAGCCGCAGACGACGTTCGTGCTGGCCGATCCCTTTGTCGGGCACACCGACTACGGCATCGATCTCGGTGACTCGGAGCGCGATGCGCTGCAAATCGTGGAGCCGACCGATGCGCTGGCGCTGGTGATGGTCGCCTTGCCGATGACACCGAGTGAGCCGGTCACCGGAAATTTCCGCGCACCGATCGTGTTCAATATCAGCAAAGGCCTCGCGCAGCAGGTGGTCAACCGTGACGAGCAGTACTCGCTGCGGGAGCCGATGGATCTGTCCGCGTATCCGATGGCGGAAGACGGGCTGCGGCTGTCGTAA
- a CDS encoding glycosyltransferase has protein sequence MPSTSSSTPIVPALESAQLREDGAPRFHIPAQPSHAAWRDTVEQEQSAGVVAELRLFLDAQLEAGDALVDVAPGFGFVSLSAVTAPTGLPSVFVLDDETGTLPLLQSAARDVGGWLDAFVHADLSHDRLVTLVADRVGIEGRVFVHADATSLAPVLQSLNALIVLGRVVAICLSPSVNASETVHADVCALLQSAGFGIHEMRDADGEPALFATADWNVKTPVIAIAGTATAQPVSAIVMEERTPAVARTPSSASTTSTPLPSDRFSFIAPYCRTGYGVVGAHLLREFTQLDVPVAYFPLGSVDRSIVTNDQLGAALARQGEFDDTAPSVRLSQQFDLALHVGRGPRIGFPIFELDSFNASERHHLERQDRLIVTCEWARTVLLENGIWRTPIDIVPLGVDRTVFNEQVAPASKRGRDTVFMSVGKLESRKGQRELLRAFEAAFSPKDAVQLVLICHNAFVDAVRLDEMLAPFKQSPMASRITLVTKPLPHQKDLAAAMAIADCAVFPARAEGWNLEALEMLAMGKRVIASACTAHTAYLTADNAKLVAIDALEESVPGEHAGRWAAWGDPQHEQLVQHLRDVHGERQHSELAVNLAGVETSKRLSWTASARALMASVSLA, from the coding sequence GTGCCGTCCACGTCTTCATCGACGCCGATCGTGCCCGCGCTCGAGAGCGCCCAGCTCCGCGAGGACGGCGCCCCCCGATTTCACATCCCCGCACAGCCATCGCACGCGGCATGGCGTGACACGGTAGAGCAGGAACAGTCTGCCGGCGTCGTCGCGGAGCTTCGTTTGTTCCTCGATGCGCAACTGGAAGCAGGCGATGCGCTCGTCGATGTCGCACCAGGGTTCGGCTTCGTCTCGTTGTCGGCCGTAACGGCGCCGACCGGCCTGCCCAGCGTCTTCGTTCTCGATGACGAGACGGGAACCCTCCCGTTGCTGCAGAGCGCGGCGCGCGACGTCGGCGGCTGGCTCGACGCATTTGTGCACGCCGATCTATCTCATGATCGGCTGGTCACGCTGGTGGCTGATCGCGTCGGCATCGAAGGGCGCGTATTCGTGCATGCCGACGCCACCTCGCTGGCACCGGTGCTGCAAAGCCTCAATGCGCTCATCGTGCTCGGGCGGGTCGTCGCGATCTGCCTCTCCCCGTCGGTCAACGCCTCCGAGACCGTCCACGCCGACGTGTGCGCACTGCTGCAGTCGGCGGGCTTCGGCATACACGAGATGCGCGATGCGGATGGTGAACCGGCACTGTTCGCCACGGCCGACTGGAACGTGAAGACACCGGTAATCGCCATCGCCGGCACGGCGACAGCGCAGCCCGTGAGCGCAATCGTGATGGAGGAGCGTACTCCGGCCGTCGCCCGTACGCCGTCGTCTGCCTCGACGACTTCGACGCCGCTTCCATCCGACCGATTTTCCTTCATCGCGCCGTACTGTCGGACCGGGTATGGTGTCGTCGGTGCTCACCTGCTGCGCGAGTTCACGCAGCTCGATGTGCCGGTCGCGTACTTCCCGCTGGGGAGCGTCGACCGAAGCATCGTGACGAATGATCAGCTTGGTGCGGCATTGGCCCGCCAGGGGGAGTTCGACGACACCGCGCCGAGTGTGCGCCTTTCGCAGCAGTTCGATCTGGCACTGCATGTCGGTCGCGGGCCGCGTATCGGCTTCCCCATTTTCGAACTGGACAGCTTTAACGCGTCGGAACGACACCATCTAGAACGGCAGGATCGCCTTATCGTGACCTGCGAGTGGGCGCGCACCGTGCTGCTGGAGAACGGCATCTGGCGTACGCCGATCGACATCGTTCCGCTTGGTGTCGATCGTACCGTGTTCAATGAGCAGGTCGCTCCCGCCAGTAAGCGCGGTCGCGATACGGTCTTCATGAGCGTGGGGAAACTCGAATCCCGGAAAGGTCAGCGCGAGCTGCTCCGCGCGTTCGAGGCGGCCTTTTCGCCGAAAGACGCCGTGCAACTGGTACTCATCTGCCACAACGCGTTCGTCGATGCGGTGCGACTCGACGAGATGCTGGCACCGTTCAAGCAATCGCCCATGGCCTCGCGAATCACGCTGGTGACGAAACCATTGCCGCACCAGAAGGATCTGGCGGCGGCGATGGCGATCGCCGATTGCGCGGTATTCCCGGCGCGCGCGGAAGGCTGGAACCTCGAGGCGCTCGAGATGCTCGCCATGGGCAAGCGCGTCATCGCATCGGCGTGCACGGCGCACACGGCCTATCTCACCGCGGACAATGCGAAGCTGGTCGCTATCGACGCGCTCGAAGAGTCGGTGCCGGGCGAGCACGCTGGCCGCTGGGCCGCGTGGGGCGACCCGCAGCATGAACAGTTAGTACAACATCTCCGGGACGTACACGGCGAACGTCAGCACAGTGAACTGGCGGTGAATCTGGCCGGTGTGGAGACATCGAAGAGGCTTTCCTGGACGGCGTCAGCGCGTGCGCTGATGGCGAGCGTCTCGCTCGCGTAG
- a CDS encoding class I SAM-dependent methyltransferase, with the protein MTSSVLSSSVSSLAQRNLEAIRDVIGSPALNSATADTLEQLAPDDVNKPRLIEWLREGAARQERRFEIRSALRAIAHATQPRSYLEIGTRRGWSLAQVLAESPEVQAYSFDWWMHDYGGVDNPGPGFVRNEMRRVAPDHRGALHFLSGNSHDTLPVFFQEVQLGPVELDEVVLLRTGEAAPRMFDLITVDGDHTALGTWWDLADVLPHMAVGGALVFDDLLDSSDELLGDSPSSRYADIRSHPDDLRPSLLWLWEHVKSVLDGWEFIESFDSIVPIGIAVRMR; encoded by the coding sequence ATGACCAGCTCCGTCCTCTCTTCTTCGGTTTCCTCACTTGCACAGCGCAACCTCGAGGCGATTCGCGATGTCATCGGATCGCCAGCGCTGAACAGTGCGACTGCCGACACGCTTGAACAGCTCGCGCCGGACGATGTCAATAAGCCGCGCTTGATCGAGTGGCTACGAGAGGGCGCCGCACGACAGGAGCGTCGCTTCGAAATTCGGTCTGCCCTGCGGGCGATCGCGCATGCGACGCAGCCGCGCAGCTATCTCGAGATCGGTACGCGTCGCGGGTGGAGTCTCGCGCAGGTGCTGGCCGAGTCGCCGGAGGTTCAAGCGTACTCCTTTGATTGGTGGATGCACGACTACGGCGGCGTGGACAATCCTGGTCCGGGATTCGTCCGCAATGAAATGCGGCGCGTGGCGCCCGATCATCGAGGCGCCCTGCACTTCCTCTCGGGGAACAGCCACGACACGCTTCCCGTCTTCTTTCAGGAAGTGCAGCTGGGCCCGGTCGAGCTCGACGAAGTCGTATTGCTGCGAACCGGCGAAGCAGCCCCGCGCATGTTCGACCTGATCACGGTGGACGGGGATCACACGGCACTGGGCACGTGGTGGGATCTCGCCGACGTGCTGCCGCACATGGCGGTTGGCGGTGCACTGGTGTTCGACGATCTCCTCGATTCGTCCGATGAGTTGCTGGGTGACTCGCCGAGCAGCCGGTACGCAGACATTCGTTCACATCCCGACGACCTGCGCCCCTCGCTCCTCTGGCTGTGGGAACACGTGAAGTCGGTGCTGGACGGCTGGGAGTTCATCGAGTCATTCGACTCGATCGTCCCGATCGGGATCGCGGTGCGCATGCGCTAG
- a CDS encoding NeuD/PglB/VioB family sugar acetyltransferase, which produces MNNTGAGTIKVAILGAGGFAREVWWALLNAQAHQSALRFEPVMFVDREPRATLLKGLLVGTLSDVPDDAFLVCGIGGMTDIKDRVVSAARAEGYRFAPAIIAAGARVGPDVEIGEGTIICAGTIATTDIVIGAHVAINLDCTIGHDAVVGDFVTVSPGCHISGGVHLGSHSYIGTGASILEHVCIGDHAILGAGAVATKDIGEYALAVGVPAVVKKIRQPA; this is translated from the coding sequence GTGAACAACACCGGCGCGGGTACGATCAAAGTCGCCATTCTCGGCGCCGGCGGATTCGCCCGCGAGGTGTGGTGGGCCCTCCTCAATGCGCAGGCGCACCAGAGTGCGCTTCGCTTTGAGCCGGTCATGTTCGTGGACCGTGAACCGCGGGCGACGTTGTTGAAAGGACTGCTAGTTGGCACGCTCTCCGACGTCCCCGACGACGCGTTCCTGGTGTGTGGCATCGGCGGAATGACCGACATCAAGGACCGCGTGGTTTCAGCAGCGCGTGCCGAAGGGTACCGATTTGCGCCGGCGATCATCGCTGCGGGTGCGCGCGTAGGACCCGACGTGGAGATCGGCGAGGGCACGATCATCTGTGCGGGCACGATTGCCACCACCGACATCGTGATCGGCGCGCATGTGGCCATCAATCTGGATTGCACCATCGGGCATGATGCCGTCGTCGGCGACTTCGTCACGGTGTCTCCGGGCTGCCACATCTCCGGCGGCGTACACCTCGGCAGCCACTCGTACATCGGCACCGGCGCCTCGATCCTCGAGCATGTCTGCATCGGTGATCACGCCATTCTCGGAGCCGGTGCCGTGGCCACGAAGGACATCGGCGAATACGCGCTCGCCGTTGGCGTGCCAGCCGTTGTGAAGAAGATCCGCCAGCCGGCCTGA